A region of Nerophis ophidion isolate RoL-2023_Sa linkage group LG28, RoL_Noph_v1.0, whole genome shotgun sequence DNA encodes the following proteins:
- the LOC133545256 gene encoding endonuclease 8-like 1 — MEEENTDLLRLCHTVPLEVVNLGGKGYDPEKKDYSGFEAWLQCYYVDGMKSVRDHNGRTMWFKGDPGPMAPKESKSPKAKKRKDTDADHDYPRKKKVSRKHNSDSTVKKKAAKKPTKAAKEEENGPQEEATPRRRSANTPQQEPNPRQAGGKRTIQSQLQASRHVAGD; from the exons ATGGAAGAGGAGAATACAGACCTGCTCAGACTTTGCCACACAGTACCGCTGGAGGTGGTGAACTTAG GTGGGAAAGGTTACGATCCAGAGAAGAAAGACTACTCAGGTTTTGAGGCCTGGTTGCAGTGTTACTATGTGGATGGAATGAAGTCTGTACGCGACCACAATGGCAGGACTATGTGGTTCAAA GGCGATCCAGGTCCTATGGCTCCTAAAG AATCAAAGTCTCCAAAGGCCAAAAAGAGAAAAGATACAGATGCAGACCATGATTACCCCCGCAAGAAAAAG GTGTCCAGGAAACACAACTCTGACAGCACAGTGAAGAAAAAAGCAGCCAAAAAGCCCACAAAAGCAGCaaaggaagaagaaaatggacctcaagaagaagccacacccagaagaagatcagcaaacacacctcagcaagaaccgaatccacgtcaggcaggaggaaaaagaacaatacagagccagctgcag gcttcaagacacgtagcgggagactga